AAAGGGCAGGCATGGGCATCTCCGTCGGTATCTATATAAAAAAACCTGTTCCCGCCACCAAAACACCCCATTCGGCGTTGATGGTACCCCAGGTAATTGACTATGGGGTAATCCTTGTAATCGGGATGATTGTTATATTCAGTATATAAATTTTCCAACAGATCGATTTGAGCTTCGGAAAGCGCGACTTGCTGCCCGGCATACCTTCCACTTGCCCTGGGTTCTAAAATCTGAACAAAAGCTACCCCCAGTTTTTTAGCAAGCTCCATGTATAAACGGAGGCTCTCCGGATTGACAAATTCTTTAGACGCACATAGAGAAAGGGTAATGGCAAGTCCGGCCTTCCTGGCGTTGAGGGCCGCCCCAATGGCCCATTCGAAGGCTTTTTCATGGCCTCTGAAACGATTATGCCCTTCCGCATTGTAATGATCGAGGCTGATCATGACACCGGTCAACCCGGCAGCTTTTAAAGAAACGGCATTCTGCTCGGAAAGCCCCATCCCCGAGGTAATGATCCAGAAATCGGTACCTGTCCGGGCCTTTTTAAGAATCTTAAAGATACTGTCCAGGCGAAGCATAGGCTCTCCCCCGCTAAGCATGATCTGGGTAGTGCCATATGCCTGGTATTTCAGCACCAATTCGATCAGGTCTTCATCGCTGAGTTTTTCCGGCTGGTTGAGATTGTCCCATTCAAAACAGTGCTCGCAATGCAAGGTGCATTTTTTTGTAATCGCAATAAACAAGGTTCTCAAGCCATTGTAAGGTTGATCAAAAAGCAAACTTTCCGCTTCCCGACGCTGCATGGACCGGGACGCTTCAGAAGGAAAAGAGGAGGAACCCAGCTTCCAGAAGTATTTCCCATCCACCCTGGCAAGTTTTACGAGCATTTTTTCTCCCTGGATGGATTTGAATTTCTTTCTTAATCCTTTAACGGCTTTAAAGGTCGCAAAAGGATTCCCGACCCTGGCATTAAAAATCCTCAATAATTGGGCTAATACCCGGAATCGGATCCACCTTATTTCCAACCCGTTGCTCACTATAGTCGAAGGCTGTTGTTCTATAATGAGTAGCTCTTTCTCGCTTTTTCCCTGTTTTTCCTTAATTTTCACCATAATGGAATCTAGTTATTATTTGCCGGATTATCCGAAGCCAGTGAAGGTTCTTCCTTTTGGAGGAATTTGAGGTATTCTTCCCTGGAAAATTGCATGAAATAACCTGCTTTTTTGAATTTGTTGAGTTCCGTGATTTGAGGAAACCCTTCGTAATCACGTATCAATTCATAATATCCTCTTGAATGAAGAAAAACCGTCTGGCTCATTCCTTCCGGTATGGGCACCTCGAGAAACCTGACTTCTGCAACTTCGCCTACCGAGGTTTGTTCCAGGTAAATCCTATCATTTTCTGCAAGCAAATCAGTAACTATTTCCCCGTCATTATTAACGGCCATAAGAGGTTTGATCTCTGTCATGTTGAGAGCCTCATTTTCTGTGAAGTCCATGGCCACATGATCCAGTTCCCAATACATGAATCCGGTAGATAACTTTAATTCAATTTCTTTTCCTGTTACCGCTGAGAGATCAACGGGCACCACAAATTCGCGGTCCGCCAAAGGGCCAACGGTATGCAGGTAATCCACCAATTTCCACCCGGCGTCTGTCTTGAGATAAACAGATAAAGGGAAACCATTTTCCACAACCTTTTGAAGGCGTTCTTCATGGCTATCTTTTTTATGTTTATCCACCCATGGATTATACCTGCTGCCAAATTTTTCATTAAAGCATCCGTATAAATAATCGAGCCAGAGGGAGTTTTTTGCGGTAAATACCAGTTTTCCGGTTTGGACATTTCCAGGCCTCTCAAACTTCATCACCACTGCATTTTCATCAAAATCTGTTTCATTAAAAAGAAAAACATCACGATCCCTCGAAGACAAGGTATTTTTTACATCTGTGCCTGAAAGTGAGTAGACATTTTCAGGAGGTTGCTCAGCGGTGATCAAATAGGGTTGACCGTATTTGTCCAGGAGTACTTTTTCAGATTTTTGATGGTTGATCACCATTAAACTAGCCACGTCTGTGTATTGTTTTTCTTTCAACTCATTGGTTATTCGAAGGCGGTAGGTGCCATCCACTGCACGGATGGAAGGCAAAGGCATATAATCATCCCGTTCCAGGTTTTGCAGAATCGCACCGCCAAAGGTCTCTCCTTCAAAAACAAAACTTTCTCCATCATTTACATAAACGTAGGGGCATGAACTTTTGGTGAGCAGAATAATGATAATGAGCAAAACATAAGTACCTGCCAAAATGCCCAGGGTTCCCAAAACGTATGAAGCTACCGTTTTTCCTGTATTTTGCTCAATGATCCTGATCTCTTTAATGTCTTCGACAGGAATTTGCGTTTGACCGGGAAGCAAAATGGTATAATTTCGTAAATAGATATGCACCTCGTGTACGATGTCCTTTTCAAATTTTTTATATCGCGATGAACGAAATTCATCATAATAAACGGGTTTATCAATATTTTGAATGGTCCCGCTGAGCGCA
This sequence is a window from Lewinellaceae bacterium. Protein-coding genes within it:
- a CDS encoding radical SAM protein; translation: MVKIKEKQGKSEKELLIIEQQPSTIVSNGLEIRWIRFRVLAQLLRIFNARVGNPFATFKAVKGLRKKFKSIQGEKMLVKLARVDGKYFWKLGSSSFPSEASRSMQRREAESLLFDQPYNGLRTLFIAITKKCTLHCEHCFEWDNLNQPEKLSDEDLIELVLKYQAYGTTQIMLSGGEPMLRLDSIFKILKKARTGTDFWIITSGMGLSEQNAVSLKAAGLTGVMISLDHYNAEGHNRFRGHEKAFEWAIGAALNARKAGLAITLSLCASKEFVNPESLRLYMELAKKLGVAFVQILEPRASGRYAGQQVALSEAQIDLLENLYTEYNNHPDYKDYPIVNYLGYHQRRMGCFGGGNRFFYIDTDGDAHACPFCTGKVCSALEFSAEDAVALLNQGQCHTFEKSVF